Below is a genomic region from Fibrobacter sp..
TTTCTCGTCTCATGCAGCCTGAAACTGAAGGCTGATCTCAGAGTTATAATACATTATAAATTACTTTCCGGTTTAAAGTCCACGAAATAGGAGTCAAGATGCTGGCGAAACTACGTTCTCTGGCAGTGCTTGGAATTGATGCATTTGAGATTGGTATCGAGGCAGATACCAGTGAGATGCTTCCTGGATTGACCATTGTCGGGCTCCCGGACAGTGCAGTGCGGGAATCACGTGAAAGAGTCATGTCCGCGATCAAAAACTGCGGTTTCCAGTTCCCAAACCGCAAAATCACCATCAATATGGCACCTGCGGATATGAAAAAAGAGGGATCCGGATTTGATCTGCCTATCGCTATAGGCCTCCTTATAGCCTCATCTCAGATCGATATCATTAATCCCGAGAGATTCTGTATTGCAGGTGAACTGTCCCTTGATGGTACAGTTAAACCCATCAAAGGGGTGCTCTCTATGGCTATTAAAGCCAGGGAGCTTGGTGTGGAGGGGATGCTGGTACCACAGGAAAATGCCCTGGAGGCGGCAGTAGCAGAAGGGGTAAAGATTTTTCCCGTCAAAAACCTTTCTGAGGCGCTGGATTTTCTAACCGGAATCAAAAACATCGATCCCTTTACCACTGATCTCGATTCCATCTTTAACCAGGCAAAATCATATACTATCGATTTCAGGGATGTAAAAGGACAGGAGCATATCAAAAGAGCTCTTCTGGTTGCCGCTGCAGGCGGGCATAATATCCTGATGATCGGGCCACCTGGCTCAGGAAAAACCATGCTGGCACGACGGCTCCCGACCATTCTTCCGGATCTTTCTCTGGATGAAGCGCTGGAGACCACGAAAATCCACTCTGTAGCAGGACTTCTGGACACCAATACCCCGCTCCTTGCAACCCGCCCCTTCCGTTCTCCCCACCATACTATCTCCGATGCAGGCCTTATCGGTGGAGGTTCCTACCCTCGTCCGGGCGAGGTAAGCCTGAGCCATCATGGAGTTTTATTTCTGGATGAACTACCGGAATTCAACAAAAATGTCCTGGAGAATCTTCGCCAGCCCCTTGAAGACGGTAAGGTGACCATTTCCCGGGCACTGATGTCCCTTTCGTATCCCGCGCGATTCATGCTTGCAGTCGCCCTCAATCCCTGCCCGTGCGGATATTACACAGATACAAGGCATAAATGCACCTGCTCACCACAGCAGATTCAAAAATACATGTCCAGGATTTCCGGTCCGTTGCTTGATAGAATCGATATTCATGTGGAAGTGCCGGCGCTCTCTTATGAGGAACTTTCACGTAAAGCACCGGGTCAGGATTCTTCTGTAATGAGGGCAGATGTAAAAAAGGCACGTTCTCTGCAACTGGAAAGATATAAAAAAGAGAAGCGGGTTTTCTGCAATGCTCACATGGAATCCCGGCATATAAGAAAGTACTGTGATCTGGACCAGGATAGTCAGAACCTGCTGAAAAATGCCATAGAAAAACTGGGTTTGTCAGCAAGAGCGTACGACCGGATACTGAAAGTATCCAGAACAATAGCTGATCTGGACAATTCAGAAGGGATAAAGGGTCAGCATGTTGCTGAGGCGATCCAGTACCGCAGTCTTGACAGGAAGTTATGGATG
It encodes:
- a CDS encoding YifB family Mg chelatase-like AAA ATPase, with amino-acid sequence MLAKLRSLAVLGIDAFEIGIEADTSEMLPGLTIVGLPDSAVRESRERVMSAIKNCGFQFPNRKITINMAPADMKKEGSGFDLPIAIGLLIASSQIDIINPERFCIAGELSLDGTVKPIKGVLSMAIKARELGVEGMLVPQENALEAAVAEGVKIFPVKNLSEALDFLTGIKNIDPFTTDLDSIFNQAKSYTIDFRDVKGQEHIKRALLVAAAGGHNILMIGPPGSGKTMLARRLPTILPDLSLDEALETTKIHSVAGLLDTNTPLLATRPFRSPHHTISDAGLIGGGSYPRPGEVSLSHHGVLFLDELPEFNKNVLENLRQPLEDGKVTISRALMSLSYPARFMLAVALNPCPCGYYTDTRHKCTCSPQQIQKYMSRISGPLLDRIDIHVEVPALSYEELSRKAPGQDSSVMRADVKKARSLQLERYKKEKRVFCNAHMESRHIRKYCDLDQDSQNLLKNAIEKLGLSARAYDRILKVSRTIADLDNSEGIKGQHVAEAIQYRSLDRKLWMG